A single window of Desulfuromonas sp. TF DNA harbors:
- a CDS encoding alpha/beta fold hydrolase translates to MEKMKAKINGFVMAWDDVGSGPPVVLIHGFPLCRRMWEPQVSALTAAGYRVIACDLRGFGESESVGSGLSMDLLADDVAALLDHLGIERAVIGGMSMGGYVLLNLIDRHPQRVAAALFMVTRAAADDEPGKLRRTSLAREVAKGRPEVVTEAFEEILFASDVPSTRPDLIARVRTWMEATAPEGLKGGLLAMRDRRDYVDLLGNFNVPSLVIGAERDRAVPLEHSRVLAQGLPAARLCIIPGAGHMANLENPEAFNRCLLDYLRGA, encoded by the coding sequence ATGGAAAAGATGAAAGCGAAGATCAACGGTTTTGTCATGGCCTGGGACGACGTCGGCTCTGGTCCGCCCGTTGTCCTGATCCACGGGTTTCCTCTCTGCCGCCGCATGTGGGAGCCTCAGGTTTCCGCCCTGACGGCGGCCGGCTATCGGGTCATCGCCTGCGACCTGCGGGGATTCGGAGAGAGTGAATCGGTCGGCAGCGGCCTTTCGATGGATCTGCTGGCCGATGACGTCGCCGCCCTTCTTGACCATCTGGGAATCGAGCGGGCCGTCATCGGAGGAATGTCCATGGGAGGGTATGTGCTGCTCAACCTTATCGATCGTCATCCGCAGCGGGTTGCAGCGGCCTTGTTCATGGTGACCAGGGCCGCTGCCGACGACGAGCCCGGAAAACTGCGGCGAACCTCTCTGGCCCGGGAAGTGGCAAAGGGACGACCGGAAGTCGTTACCGAGGCCTTTGAGGAGATTCTTTTCGCCTCGGATGTTCCCTCCACCCGGCCGGACCTTATCGCCCGGGTGAGAACGTGGATGGAGGCAACCGCCCCGGAAGGTCTGAAAGGGGGGCTGCTGGCAATGCGGGACCGCAGGGATTATGTCGATCTGCTGGGGAATTTCAACGTCCCATCCCTGGTGATCGGTGCGGAACGGGACCGGGCCGTCCCCCTGGAGCACTCGAGGGTTCTCGCGCAGGGGCTCCCCGCAGCACGCCTCTGCATCATCCCCGGAGCGGGACACATGGCCAATCTGGAGAATCCCGAAGCCTTCAACCGTTGCCTGCTCGATTACCTGAGGGGGGCTTGA
- a CDS encoding cobalamin-dependent protein (Presence of a B(12) (cobalamin)-binding domain implies dependence on cobalamin itself, in one of its several forms, or in some unusual lineages, dependence on a cobalamin-like analog.) codes for GDGDGIVALVEEALGEGLSAMEVGNEGLLPGLEEVGRRFGSNRVFLPQVMLSAETMQAAFARLKEEMQGETAARLGRILMATVEGDIHDIGKNIVCILLENHGFEVIDLGKNVPASRIIEEARAREVDAVGLSALMTTTLNQMEITIARLREAGIKVFTMVGGAVVNQEYADSIGADLYAADALEAVAKVKEMFRQKTE; via the coding sequence GATCGTCGCTCTGGTGGAGGAGGCGCTGGGTGAAGGCCTTTCGGCCATGGAGGTCGGCAACGAAGGGCTCCTCCCCGGCCTGGAAGAGGTCGGCCGCCGCTTCGGCAGCAACCGCGTCTTTCTGCCCCAGGTCATGCTTTCGGCCGAAACCATGCAGGCTGCCTTCGCCCGACTCAAGGAGGAGATGCAGGGGGAGACTGCCGCCAGGCTGGGCAGGATCCTCATGGCCACCGTGGAGGGGGATATTCACGACATCGGCAAGAACATCGTCTGCATCCTCCTGGAGAACCACGGTTTCGAGGTAATCGATCTGGGGAAGAACGTGCCGGCTTCGCGCATCATTGAGGAGGCCAGGGCGCGCGAGGTCGACGCCGTAGGACTCTCGGCCCTGATGACCACGACGCTTAACCAGATGGAGATAACAATTGCACGGCTCAGGGAGGCCGGAATCAAGGTCTTCACCATGGTCGGAGGGGCGGTGGTCAATCAGGAATACGCCGATTCCATCGGCGCCGACCTGTACGCCGCCGACGCCCTGGAAGCGGTGGCCAAGGTGAAGGAGATGTTCCGCCAAAAGACGGAATAG
- a CDS encoding DUF1540 domain-containing protein — MAMKMPKVMDCSVADCAYNTNKACHAMAITIGEDPDEPVCDTFFESSTHGGVKEVTAGVGACKSYECSYNEDYECTASNIHVGMKEDQPDCLTFERR, encoded by the coding sequence ATGGCCATGAAAATGCCCAAAGTAATGGATTGCTCGGTAGCCGACTGCGCCTACAATACCAACAAAGCCTGCCACGCAATGGCGATCACCATCGGGGAAGATCCCGATGAGCCCGTATGCGACACCTTCTTCGAATCATCCACGCACGGCGGGGTCAAGGAAGTGACTGCTGGAGTGGGAGCCTGCAAGTCCTATGAATGCAGCTACAACGAGGATTACGAATGCACGGCTTCCAATATTCACGTCGGAATGAAGGAAGATCAACCGGACTGCCTGACTTTCGAAAGACGTTAG
- a CDS encoding archaemetzincin family Zn-dependent metalloprotease gives MKTPIRLTWTVEVDDALLHPLRESLGAIFGCSVQPGGGFTVLPEEFHAGRRQYSASAILRRLRPLRKHGEYLLAVTGDDLFAPGLNFVFGEADARAGCAIISLARLQAPRLGFPLTSERLLRRTLIEAVHEVGHLQGLGHCPRTSCVMHFSNSLADTDRKTPDFCPSCREALPPSGAELI, from the coding sequence ATGAAAACTCCCATTCGGCTCACCTGGACCGTTGAAGTTGATGACGCGCTCCTGCATCCGCTGAGGGAATCCCTGGGCGCGATTTTCGGCTGCTCCGTTCAACCCGGCGGCGGCTTTACCGTGCTGCCGGAGGAGTTTCACGCCGGCCGTCGGCAGTACAGTGCTTCGGCCATCCTGCGCCGCCTGAGACCATTGCGGAAGCACGGCGAGTACCTGCTGGCGGTGACCGGAGACGACCTTTTCGCTCCAGGTCTGAATTTCGTCTTCGGTGAAGCTGACGCCAGGGCGGGCTGCGCGATCATTTCCCTGGCCAGGCTGCAGGCGCCCCGTCTCGGTTTCCCCCTGACTTCGGAACGCCTCCTGCGCCGGACTCTTATCGAGGCGGTCCACGAGGTGGGTCATCTGCAGGGCCTTGGACATTGCCCGCGGACATCCTGCGTCATGCACTTTTCCAACAGCCTGGCCGATACGGATCGAAAAACGCCCGATTTCTGTCCCTCCTGCCGGGAGGCCCTGCCGCCGTCAGGCGCCGAACTGATTTGA
- a CDS encoding ATP-binding protein, whose amino-acid sequence MFFKSLISRVIILNILLLTIVIGTFTLFHIRREQKHLVSATRENAELLLATIENSIFNSMRVGNSENVQKILEMVGRSPGLTNIRIFHPDGTILKSAHPQEIGHLLNTYDLALFQNGRRDGIFRANGEEVLGIIRPIVSDRRCFLCHGAGQKVIGVLNLNFSLAETSRKLRDSSLAFMLSTALIIILLSAGVSFILLRFVKRPIQNISDKMAQVEEGDLSVRLIPLYSDEVGSLMSSFNSMVVNLEKAKQELQQCHYQQMERADRLASVGEMATGLAHEIKNPLAGISGAISVLADDFAETDPRKEIVRQVLEQIKRLDKTATDLLFFGRPGTPELAFTDINALVQKTLFFVSQHPEAKNIHYHTELTRDLPAIWVDEKQIQQVLLNIIINAVQVMTGGGTLTIQTEARAHGGRNWVGVLVTDTGKGIAPEELDRIFVPFHTTKTQGTGLGLPICRQLMEQHHGTIEVESRLGEGTTFIIELPVADGRPI is encoded by the coding sequence TTGTTCTTCAAGAGCCTCATCAGTCGGGTCATCATTCTCAATATCCTCCTGCTGACGATCGTCATCGGGACCTTTACGCTTTTCCATATCCGCAGGGAGCAGAAGCATCTTGTCTCGGCTACCCGGGAGAATGCCGAGCTGTTGCTGGCCACCATCGAAAATTCGATCTTTAATTCCATGCGGGTCGGCAACAGCGAGAATGTCCAGAAGATTCTGGAGATGGTGGGGCGCAGTCCGGGTCTCACCAATATCCGCATTTTTCATCCCGACGGAACTATCCTTAAATCGGCTCATCCTCAGGAGATCGGCCATCTTCTCAATACCTATGATCTGGCGTTGTTCCAGAATGGCCGCCGAGATGGCATATTCCGGGCAAACGGAGAGGAGGTCCTTGGGATCATCAGGCCCATCGTCTCGGACAGGCGTTGTTTTTTATGTCACGGGGCCGGCCAAAAAGTCATCGGCGTATTGAACCTCAACTTCTCCCTCGCCGAGACTTCCCGAAAACTGCGCGACTCCTCCCTGGCCTTCATGCTCTCCACTGCTTTAATCATCATACTGCTGTCGGCGGGGGTCTCATTTATCCTCCTGCGCTTCGTCAAACGTCCCATTCAGAATATCTCCGACAAAATGGCCCAGGTGGAAGAGGGGGACCTCTCGGTGCGCCTCATCCCCCTGTATTCGGATGAAGTCGGCAGTCTGATGAGCAGTTTCAATTCCATGGTGGTCAATCTGGAAAAAGCCAAGCAAGAGCTCCAGCAATGCCATTATCAGCAGATGGAGCGGGCTGATCGCCTGGCCTCGGTGGGGGAGATGGCGACCGGTCTCGCCCACGAGATCAAGAACCCCCTGGCCGGGATCAGCGGCGCCATTTCCGTGCTGGCCGACGATTTTGCCGAAACCGATCCACGCAAGGAAATCGTCCGGCAGGTGCTCGAACAGATCAAACGACTGGACAAGACCGCCACCGATCTTCTCTTTTTCGGTCGGCCGGGCACGCCGGAACTTGCCTTTACGGACATCAATGCGCTGGTGCAGAAGACCCTCTTCTTTGTATCGCAGCATCCGGAGGCCAAAAACATCCATTACCACACGGAACTGACCCGCGACTTGCCGGCGATCTGGGTGGATGAGAAGCAGATTCAGCAGGTTCTGCTCAATATCATCATTAATGCCGTGCAGGTGATGACGGGCGGCGGCACGCTGACCATTCAGACCGAAGCCCGGGCCCATGGGGGAAGGAACTGGGTCGGGGTATTGGTCACGGATACCGGAAAGGGCATAGCGCCTGAGGAACTGGATAGAATTTTCGTTCCCTTCCATACGACCAAAACCCAGGGAACGGGGCTCGGGCTCCCCATCTGTCGGCAGCTCATGGAGCAGCATCACGGAACTATCGAGGTCGAAAGTCGTCTGGGCGAAGGAACGACATTCATCATCGAGTTGCCCGTAGCTGATGGGCGGCCCATTTAA
- a CDS encoding transketolase gives MLTEQTIRELEQTARHLRIEILKMLNAAKSGHTGGSLSAIDVLTVLYFHKMRHDPSNPAWEERDRFVLSKGHAAPALYACLAEAGYFSRDDLKTLRRLGSHLQGHPDMNKTPGVEVCTGSLGQGLSQAVGLALAARLSGKSSRTYCVLGDGEVQEGQIWEAAMAAAHYHLDSLCVILDQNGLQIDGEVEKVMNVGPLGPKFLAYNWHVLEVDGHDIQAICRALDDAERTEGQPTMIIARTVKGKGVPFFEHKASYHGVPPSDEELGQALEHLGHS, from the coding sequence ATGCTGACTGAACAGACGATCCGGGAGCTTGAGCAGACCGCCCGGCACCTGCGCATTGAAATTCTCAAGATGCTCAATGCCGCTAAATCAGGGCACACGGGCGGCAGCCTCTCGGCCATCGACGTATTGACGGTCCTCTACTTTCACAAGATGCGCCATGACCCGAGCAATCCTGCCTGGGAGGAAAGGGACAGGTTCGTCCTCTCCAAGGGGCATGCGGCGCCGGCCCTTTACGCCTGTCTTGCCGAAGCCGGATACTTCTCCCGCGACGACCTCAAGACTCTGCGTCGGCTGGGCAGCCACCTGCAGGGTCATCCCGATATGAACAAGACCCCCGGAGTGGAGGTCTGCACCGGCTCACTTGGCCAGGGGCTCTCACAGGCCGTGGGACTTGCCCTGGCCGCCCGCCTCTCGGGCAAAAGTTCCCGGACCTACTGCGTGCTTGGCGACGGAGAAGTGCAGGAGGGGCAGATCTGGGAGGCCGCCATGGCCGCCGCCCACTACCATCTGGACAGTCTTTGCGTCATTCTCGACCAGAACGGCCTCCAGATCGACGGCGAGGTCGAGAAGGTGATGAACGTCGGGCCTCTGGGTCCCAAGTTTCTCGCCTACAACTGGCATGTCCTGGAGGTGGACGGGCATGACATCCAGGCGATCTGTCGGGCTCTTGACGATGCCGAGCGAACCGAAGGTCAGCCGACCATGATCATTGCCCGCACCGTCAAAGGAAAGGGTGTCCCCTTCTTCGAGCACAAGGCCAGCTATCACGGGGTTCCGCCAAGCGATGAAGAGCTCGGTCAGGCCCTGGAGCACCTGGGGCATTCGTGA
- a CDS encoding sigma-54 dependent transcriptional regulator, whose translation MRKHKILVVDDEQLIRWSLEQSLKKQGYEVTTAASGEDALRVLREETPDLMLLDIQLPGMNGMDVLEKVKDLEEDIIVIMLTALGVLETAVKAMRMGAYDYINKPFNLDELAIVIKKALETGELKREVAQLRSEQSRNYGISKIIGVSRHMKNVLSMVEKVARSDASTVLIQGESGTGKELIAKAIHYESSRADKPFMAINCAAVPETLLESELMGHEKGAFTDAKMLKKGLFEMADGGTIFLDEIGDMDPGMQAKLLRVLEERSFRRVGGTKDVQVDVRIVSATNKDLLAAIEDKSFRNDLYYRIQVIPIFLPPLRERRDDIMPLVQHFISHFNREFGKNVKSVSKMAEKFLVEYNWPGNIRELKNIIERAIILENEETMLLEHLPQEMVAKTGGPGTGPLSLRLPPEGIDIEDVERELIRQSLEVSEGNQSKAAKKLNLGIDAFRYRMKKFGFL comes from the coding sequence GTGCGCAAACATAAGATTCTCGTAGTCGACGACGAACAACTCATCCGCTGGTCTTTGGAACAAAGTCTCAAAAAACAAGGCTATGAGGTGACCACTGCCGCTTCCGGCGAAGATGCCCTGAGGGTCCTGAGGGAGGAAACTCCGGATCTGATGCTTCTGGATATTCAGCTTCCCGGCATGAACGGCATGGATGTCCTGGAAAAGGTCAAGGACCTGGAAGAGGACATCATCGTGATCATGCTCACGGCTCTGGGAGTCCTGGAAACCGCGGTGAAGGCCATGCGCATGGGGGCCTACGACTACATCAACAAACCGTTCAACCTGGACGAGCTGGCCATTGTCATTAAAAAGGCCCTGGAGACCGGCGAGCTCAAAAGAGAAGTGGCTCAGCTTCGTTCCGAGCAGTCCCGCAATTACGGCATCTCCAAGATAATCGGCGTCAGCCGGCATATGAAAAACGTGCTTTCGATGGTGGAGAAGGTTGCCAGAAGCGACGCCAGCACCGTTCTGATTCAAGGAGAAAGCGGCACCGGCAAGGAGCTGATCGCCAAGGCCATCCATTACGAGAGCTCCCGGGCCGACAAGCCCTTCATGGCCATCAATTGTGCCGCGGTTCCCGAAACACTGCTCGAGAGCGAACTGATGGGGCATGAGAAGGGAGCCTTCACCGACGCCAAGATGCTGAAGAAAGGCCTCTTCGAGATGGCCGACGGGGGCACCATTTTCCTGGACGAAATCGGCGACATGGATCCGGGCATGCAGGCCAAGCTGCTGCGCGTGCTTGAGGAGCGCTCCTTCCGTCGGGTGGGAGGAACCAAGGATGTCCAGGTCGACGTCCGCATCGTCTCCGCCACCAATAAGGATCTGCTCGCCGCCATCGAGGATAAGTCCTTCCGAAACGACCTCTATTACCGCATCCAGGTAATTCCCATTTTTCTTCCCCCCCTGCGGGAGCGGCGGGATGATATCATGCCCCTGGTTCAGCATTTTATCTCGCACTTCAATCGGGAATTCGGCAAGAACGTTAAGAGCGTATCCAAGATGGCGGAGAAATTTCTGGTCGAATACAACTGGCCGGGCAACATCCGCGAACTGAAAAACATCATCGAGCGTGCCATTATCCTGGAAAATGAAGAGACTATGCTGCTGGAACATCTTCCCCAGGAGATGGTGGCCAAGACCGGCGGCCCGGGCACCGGACCGCTCTCCCTCCGGCTGCCGCCGGAAGGGATCGATATCGAAGACGTGGAGAGGGAGCTCATACGCCAGTCACTGGAGGTTTCCGAAGGGAACCAGTCGAAGGCGGCCAAGAAGTTGAATCTGGGCATCGACGCCTTCCGTTACCGGATGAAGAAGTTCGGATTCTTATGA
- a CDS encoding MBL fold metallo-hydrolase has protein sequence MKLTFLGTKGNIEPRNERHAMHSSLAVSYRGSKVMIDCGQDWLGKLDELKPGAVLITHAHPDHAFGLEEGAPCAVYATAESWERMERFPLADRRVIRARVPFEVSGILFEAFPVQHSIRAPAVGYRIVAHRRTVFYVPDLVYILDRSKALAGCSLYIGDGATVSESMVRRAGDQLFGHTPVRTQLTWCRKEGVPKMIVTHCGSGIVTGENEGVLEQIQEFARERGVEVEVAYDGMEVVLR, from the coding sequence ATGAAACTGACCTTTCTCGGCACAAAGGGAAACATCGAACCCCGAAACGAACGGCACGCCATGCACAGCTCGCTCGCCGTCTCCTATCGGGGGAGTAAGGTCATGATCGATTGCGGCCAGGACTGGCTCGGAAAGCTGGACGAATTGAAGCCCGGGGCCGTCCTCATTACCCACGCCCATCCGGACCACGCCTTCGGCCTCGAGGAGGGAGCCCCCTGCGCGGTGTATGCCACCGCGGAATCATGGGAGCGGATGGAGAGGTTCCCTCTTGCCGATCGGCGAGTGATCAGGGCACGGGTTCCTTTTGAGGTGTCCGGCATCCTCTTCGAGGCGTTTCCGGTGCAGCATTCGATCCGGGCGCCGGCCGTCGGGTACCGCATCGTCGCGCACCGAAGGACGGTGTTCTACGTTCCCGATCTGGTCTATATCCTTGACCGCTCGAAAGCCCTGGCCGGTTGCAGCCTCTATATCGGCGACGGTGCGACGGTCAGCGAATCCATGGTCCGCCGGGCTGGCGATCAGCTCTTCGGCCATACCCCGGTTCGAACACAGCTCACCTGGTGCCGAAAGGAAGGAGTGCCGAAAATGATCGTCACCCATTGCGGCAGCGGCATCGTAACCGGAGAGAACGAAGGAGTGCTGGAACAGATCCAGGAATTCGCCCGCGAGCGCGGAGTTGAGGTGGAAGTGGCGTACGATGGGATGGAAGTGGTCTTGAGATGA
- a CDS encoding transketolase family protein: MIATRDAYGKVLVELGRENSKVVALDADLSGSTKTGLFAREFPERFFNAGIAEANMVGMAAGLAAGGMIPFASTFAVFAAGRAFEQIRQSLAYPKMNVKIVATHGGITVGEDGGSHQSIEDLAIMRALPNMTVLCPADGPETAAAIRAVTAFRGPVYIRLGRSKVPVVFEQGCDFEIGRGATVREGSDMTFITTGLMTAQALEAAEILAEERISARVVHLGSIKPLDVDLVLRAARETGAVVTAEEHSVVGGLGGAVCEVLSEGYPVPVERVGLRDVFGQSGTAEELLAHYGLTPAHLVEAAERVLKRK, translated from the coding sequence ATGATTGCGACACGAGACGCCTACGGCAAGGTGCTGGTCGAGCTGGGCCGGGAGAATTCAAAAGTGGTGGCTCTGGATGCGGACCTCTCCGGATCGACCAAGACCGGACTGTTCGCCAGAGAGTTCCCCGAACGGTTCTTCAATGCCGGCATCGCCGAGGCGAACATGGTCGGAATGGCGGCGGGGCTTGCTGCGGGGGGGATGATCCCTTTCGCTTCGACCTTTGCCGTTTTCGCCGCGGGCCGGGCCTTCGAACAGATCCGCCAGTCCCTGGCCTATCCGAAAATGAACGTCAAAATAGTGGCCACCCACGGCGGAATCACGGTCGGCGAGGACGGCGGTTCTCATCAGTCGATTGAAGACCTGGCGATCATGCGCGCCCTCCCCAACATGACCGTGCTGTGCCCCGCCGACGGCCCTGAAACGGCAGCGGCAATCCGGGCCGTCACCGCCTTCCGGGGGCCCGTTTATATCCGTCTGGGCCGCTCCAAGGTTCCCGTGGTTTTCGAGCAGGGCTGCGACTTCGAAATCGGCCGCGGCGCTACCGTCAGGGAGGGGAGCGATATGACCTTCATTACCACCGGACTGATGACCGCCCAGGCTCTGGAAGCCGCTGAGATACTGGCGGAAGAGAGGATTTCCGCCCGCGTCGTTCATCTCGGGAGCATCAAGCCTCTCGACGTGGATCTGGTCCTGAGGGCCGCCCGGGAAACCGGGGCCGTGGTCACGGCCGAAGAGCATTCCGTCGTCGGGGGCCTTGGGGGGGCGGTGTGCGAAGTTCTTTCCGAGGGGTACCCCGTACCGGTGGAACGCGTCGGACTGCGCGACGTCTTCGGCCAGTCCGGAACCGCCGAAGAACTGCTGGCCCACTACGGGCTCACTCCCGCCCATCTCGTGGAAGCCGCCGAAAGAGTGTTGAAAAGGAAATAA
- a CDS encoding FeoB-associated Cys-rich membrane protein, whose protein sequence is MGFLDTFITIGIVAAAIFYLYRKFSKSKSGGSCGCSSDGGCCGGSSHEGSSKTCNGSMHIKH, encoded by the coding sequence ATGGGTTTTCTGGATACGTTCATCACTATCGGCATCGTCGCAGCCGCGATTTTCTACCTCTATCGAAAATTTTCCAAGAGCAAAAGCGGCGGCAGCTGCGGCTGCTCCTCCGATGGCGGCTGCTGCGGCGGAAGTTCCCATGAAGGCTCGTCGAAAACCTGCAACGGATCGATGCATATTAAACATTGA
- a CDS encoding Clp1/GlmU family protein, translating to MTDDRICIPTAWETLEPERLTGTILVIGASDRGKSTLVRWLVEKLLRRQPKVGWLDGDIGQSTLGVPSTMNLAVLKQFDPNPPQRQGTFFVGSTSPRGHMLPTLVGVELLNELALKKGAAAVVIDTTGLVAEDAGGGALKQWKIELLRPDTVIALQRDGELEHLLAPMRRERRFTLHEIPVAQGVVARSAEERAGRRRLLFRRYFEKSQTMQIDPAHIPVYGGETCRPGRLAAFHDGRGLTLALGTIAATKTGGLEILTPLDDLSEVAGLRLGSILLDPATGNEFQ from the coding sequence ATGACCGACGACCGCATCTGCATACCCACCGCCTGGGAGACTCTCGAGCCGGAACGCCTGACCGGGACCATCCTGGTCATCGGCGCCTCCGACCGGGGAAAGAGCACCCTGGTGCGCTGGCTCGTGGAAAAGCTGCTGCGACGGCAGCCAAAGGTGGGATGGCTCGACGGTGACATCGGCCAGAGTACCCTGGGCGTTCCGTCGACCATGAACCTGGCGGTGCTGAAGCAGTTTGACCCCAATCCGCCGCAGCGGCAGGGAACGTTCTTTGTCGGCTCCACCTCGCCGCGCGGGCACATGCTTCCGACTCTGGTGGGAGTTGAGCTTCTGAACGAACTGGCCCTGAAGAAGGGTGCCGCAGCCGTGGTCATCGATACCACCGGGCTGGTGGCGGAGGACGCCGGAGGCGGCGCGCTGAAGCAGTGGAAAATCGAACTGCTGCGCCCTGACACCGTCATTGCCCTGCAACGCGACGGCGAGTTGGAGCATCTTCTGGCTCCTATGCGACGCGAGCGGCGTTTTACTCTTCACGAAATTCCAGTGGCCCAAGGAGTCGTGGCAAGATCCGCCGAGGAGCGGGCGGGACGCCGCCGTCTGTTGTTCCGCCGCTATTTCGAAAAGTCCCAGACTATGCAAATCGACCCCGCGCACATTCCGGTTTACGGGGGAGAGACGTGTCGCCCGGGTCGGCTTGCGGCTTTCCACGACGGCAGGGGATTGACTCTGGCGCTGGGGACGATAGCGGCGACAAAGACGGGAGGTCTTGAGATCCTGACTCCCCTGGACGACTTATCGGAGGTGGCCGGCCTCCGCCTGGGGTCGATTCTGCTCGATCCGGCAACAGGAAATGAGTTCCAATAG